A single Desulfurobacterium sp. TC5-1 DNA region contains:
- the rimO gene encoding 30S ribosomal protein S12 methylthiotransferase RimO codes for MKKVAVISLGCPKNLVDTEHMVGLLKATGDVLFVDNLEDADIIIVNTCGFITPAKEESIDEILTAIEEKKRDPEKKVVVAGCLYQRYRDELKKELPEVDVFIGVDELERSVEKILDRQFQPEKPFLYRHILTPPHIAYLKIAEGCSNNCTYCAIPLIRGPYRSRPEEEIIEEARLLAKKGVKELYVIAQDTTAYGMDRKEKNGLLKLLKKLETVEGIEWIRLMYTYPSHITDELIDYIANSEKVLHYLDVPFQHVTDKVLLSMGRKYFRKYIDELVDKIRTKIPDVTLRSTFIVGFPSETEEDFEQLVEFLKEKRLDWVGFFKYSREEGTAAYNMGDLPEDIKDSRLNFLEEVQYSIFEENNRKLIGKKLRLIVDGPAEDMEGYVEARSYRNAYEVDGIVYLKGNYEPGTFVDAQITALASNVDLIAEPIE; via the coding sequence ATGAAAAAGGTTGCCGTTATAAGTCTTGGATGTCCCAAAAATCTTGTTGATACTGAACATATGGTAGGTCTTTTAAAGGCCACAGGGGACGTGCTTTTTGTTGATAACCTTGAGGATGCGGACATTATTATCGTTAATACCTGTGGATTCATCACCCCTGCTAAAGAGGAGTCTATAGACGAGATACTAACGGCTATTGAGGAGAAGAAAAGAGACCCGGAGAAAAAGGTTGTTGTTGCAGGATGTCTCTATCAGAGATACAGAGATGAACTTAAAAAAGAGCTTCCAGAAGTAGATGTTTTTATAGGTGTTGATGAACTTGAGAGGAGTGTTGAGAAGATACTTGATAGACAGTTTCAACCTGAAAAACCATTTCTTTATAGACATATTCTCACGCCACCCCATATAGCCTATCTTAAAATTGCTGAAGGATGTTCAAACAACTGTACCTACTGCGCTATTCCCCTTATAAGGGGACCTTACAGGAGCCGTCCTGAGGAAGAGATTATTGAAGAGGCAAGACTTCTTGCTAAGAAAGGCGTTAAAGAACTTTACGTTATAGCTCAGGATACGACTGCCTACGGTATGGATAGGAAGGAGAAAAACGGTTTGCTGAAGCTTTTGAAAAAGCTTGAAACGGTTGAAGGAATTGAGTGGATAAGACTTATGTACACCTATCCTTCTCACATTACCGATGAGTTGATAGATTACATCGCAAATAGTGAAAAGGTTCTTCACTACCTTGATGTTCCGTTTCAACATGTTACGGATAAAGTTTTGCTTTCAATGGGGAGAAAGTATTTTCGTAAATACATAGATGAGTTAGTAGATAAGATAAGAACAAAGATTCCGGATGTTACGTTAAGAAGCACATTTATCGTTGGTTTCCCTTCTGAAACGGAAGAGGATTTTGAGCAGCTTGTTGAATTTCTAAAAGAGAAGAGGCTTGACTGGGTTGGTTTTTTCAAGTACTCAAGAGAAGAGGGCACTGCTGCTTACAATATGGGAGACCTTCCCGAGGATATTAAAGATTCGAGGCTTAACTTTTTAGAGGAAGTTCAGTATTCCATCTTTGAGGAGAACAACAGAAAGCTCATCGGTAAAAAGCTGAGACTTATCGTTGACGGTCCGGCGGAGGATATGGAAGGTTATGTTGAGGCAAGGAGTTACAGAAATGCGTACGAGGTTGACGGGATAGTTTACTTGAAAGGAAATTATGAGCCGGGCACATTTGTTGATGCGCAGATAACCGCACTTGCCAGTAATGTTGACCTTATCGCCGAACCGATTGAGTGA
- the hpt gene encoding hypoxanthine phosphoribosyltransferase, with protein sequence MKVELKILIPEEEIKKRLKELGREISEAFNGEKVTAVCILKGAFIFTADLIREMKTEVEVEFMRIKSYDGMEKREDKLLYDVECDIKGKNVLIIDDILDTGGSLKFAKKELKKREPAQLKTCVLLEKEREKDFKADFVGFKIPDKFVVGYGLDVNELYRDLPYIAVAENDNIRSER encoded by the coding sequence ATGAAGGTGGAATTGAAAATATTGATACCTGAAGAAGAGATCAAGAAAAGACTTAAAGAACTTGGAAGGGAAATCTCAGAAGCCTTCAACGGTGAAAAAGTTACAGCAGTGTGCATATTAAAGGGAGCTTTTATATTTACAGCGGACCTCATTAGAGAAATGAAAACGGAAGTTGAAGTAGAATTTATGAGAATCAAAAGCTACGACGGAATGGAAAAGAGAGAGGATAAACTTCTATACGATGTAGAATGTGACATAAAAGGAAAAAATGTCCTTATCATAGATGATATACTTGATACTGGTGGTTCTCTAAAGTTCGCAAAGAAAGAGTTGAAAAAGAGAGAACCCGCACAGCTAAAAACGTGCGTGCTTCTTGAAAAAGAGAGAGAGAAAGACTTCAAGGCAGACTTTGTAGGATTTAAAATACCTGATAAATTTGTTGTTGGATACGGACTTGATGTGAACGAACTCTACCGAGACCTTCCATACATAGCAGTTGCAGAAAACGACAACATAAGGAGTGAAAGATGA
- a CDS encoding tetratricopeptide repeat protein, giving the protein MRKLLIAVIPAIITSSCITGTPQDKPKPAVAPPIQETKALSKKEKADGFYKIGVSYLQLGDIPLALKYLFKAKDLNPDDPKIYNMIGYAFYVRGDTKSAVKYIRKALDIDSNFSEAYMNLAAIAEDEGKIEEAKQYYLKALSNPLFLKPEVAYYKLALIEEKEGHLKKAKRYLNLAIRNNLDFAPAYVKLGEILEKEGKTEDAKLLYYQIIKRFPDMQEVYYRLGIIYLNEKNTPLAKKFLIKCYKINPDSKWGIKAQEVIAKYGLKE; this is encoded by the coding sequence ATGAGAAAACTGCTGATAGCAGTAATACCTGCAATTATAACCTCTTCGTGCATAACGGGAACACCTCAGGACAAGCCAAAACCTGCAGTGGCACCGCCTATTCAGGAAACAAAGGCACTTTCGAAGAAAGAAAAGGCAGATGGTTTCTACAAAATAGGGGTTTCCTACTTGCAACTTGGTGACATTCCACTTGCACTTAAATACCTTTTTAAGGCAAAAGATTTAAATCCAGATGACCCAAAAATTTACAACATGATAGGGTATGCATTTTACGTTAGAGGTGATACAAAATCGGCAGTGAAATATATACGTAAAGCTCTTGACATCGATTCTAACTTTTCTGAAGCCTACATGAATTTAGCAGCAATAGCTGAAGATGAAGGAAAAATAGAAGAAGCAAAGCAGTATTACCTTAAAGCCCTGTCTAACCCGTTATTTCTAAAACCTGAAGTTGCATATTACAAATTGGCTCTTATAGAAGAAAAAGAAGGACACCTAAAAAAGGCAAAAAGATATCTTAATCTTGCAATAAGAAACAACCTTGACTTTGCACCGGCCTATGTGAAACTTGGTGAAATACTTGAAAAAGAAGGAAAAACCGAAGACGCAAAACTGCTGTACTATCAGATAATAAAGCGCTTTCCAGACATGCAGGAAGTGTACTATCGCCTCGGCATTATTTATCTAAACGAAAAAAATACACCCCTTGCAAAGAAATTCCTGATAAAATGTTATAAAATCAATCCTGACTCAAAATGGGGCATAAAAGCTCAAGAGGTGATAGCAAAATATGGCCTTAAAGAATAA
- a CDS encoding alanine--glyoxylate aminotransferase family protein, which translates to MKPIKTRLLTPGPTIVPERVLQAMSAHTLYHRSPEFKAIFSETIERLKKFFRTERDTLILTASGTGAMEAAVANLFAPGDSAVVVVGGKFGKRWKELCEAFGVKPVVIELEWGRAVKVEDIKEAIEKNPNVKGVLVQICETSTGVYNDVRAIGEITSKYDDVILVADGITAFGVYDIPVDDWNIDVAITGSQKALMTPPGLAIISLNEKAKKRLEGKRSVYYFDLAKEIKNQAKGQTAYTPAVNLIVGLNEALKMIEEEGLENVAERHRILAMCAREGIKALGLELLSEVPANGVTAAKVPEGIDGQKLVSWIREKFGIVIAGGQDHLKGKIFRLSHMGYVDIFDLLTELEAVEFALTRMGYRIEYGTSVKAAMDTFIKAVHRRPV; encoded by the coding sequence TTGAAACCGATCAAAACAAGACTGCTAACCCCGGGACCGACAATAGTTCCCGAAAGGGTTCTTCAGGCAATGTCAGCCCACACGCTATATCACCGCTCACCGGAATTTAAAGCCATCTTCTCCGAAACGATAGAAAGACTGAAAAAGTTTTTCAGAACCGAAAGAGACACGCTTATTCTAACAGCTTCCGGAACAGGTGCAATGGAAGCAGCCGTTGCCAACCTGTTTGCTCCCGGTGATAGCGCCGTCGTCGTGGTAGGCGGAAAGTTCGGAAAAAGGTGGAAAGAGCTCTGTGAAGCGTTTGGCGTCAAACCTGTAGTAATAGAACTTGAATGGGGAAGAGCGGTAAAGGTTGAAGATATAAAGGAAGCAATAGAGAAAAACCCAAACGTAAAAGGTGTTCTTGTTCAAATATGCGAAACATCAACAGGTGTTTACAACGATGTAAGAGCGATAGGTGAAATTACATCAAAATATGATGATGTGATATTAGTTGCTGATGGTATAACAGCTTTTGGTGTGTATGACATTCCTGTTGATGACTGGAATATAGACGTTGCCATAACAGGTTCCCAAAAGGCTCTGATGACACCGCCTGGACTTGCCATTATTTCACTCAACGAGAAGGCTAAAAAGCGCCTTGAAGGGAAAAGGAGTGTCTATTACTTTGACCTTGCAAAAGAGATTAAGAATCAAGCAAAAGGACAAACTGCATACACACCAGCTGTAAACCTTATAGTGGGACTAAACGAAGCGCTAAAGATGATTGAAGAAGAAGGACTTGAAAATGTTGCCGAAAGGCACCGCATATTAGCAATGTGTGCAAGAGAAGGAATAAAAGCCTTAGGTCTTGAACTTTTATCAGAAGTGCCAGCAAACGGTGTAACAGCGGCAAAGGTTCCCGAAGGAATAGACGGGCAGAAGCTCGTTTCATGGATAAGGGAAAAGTTCGGAATCGTCATAGCCGGTGGACAGGATCACCTTAAAGGAAAAATCTTTAGGCTCTCCCACATGGGCTATGTTGATATCTTTGACCTTTTGACAGAACTTGAAGCTGTTGAGTTTGCCTTAACAAGGATGGGATACAGGATAGAGTATGGAACATCCGTGAAAGCGGCAATGGATACATTCATAAAAGCCGTTCATAGAAGACCCGTTTAA
- a CDS encoding homocysteine biosynthesis protein, whose protein sequence is MEEQFKVNKTYEEINEKIRRGEAVVVTAEEMIEIVEEMGVVKAAEEVDVVTTGTFGAMCSSGAFLNVGHTRPKMKMEEIYLNGVPAYGALAAVDLYIGASALPENDPRNEVYPGRFEYGGAHVIEELIAGEDIELEAYAYGTDCYPRREIKKIINIKTVRDAILCNPRNCYQNYNVAVNKSSRTIYTYMGILRPNMGNATYSSAGQLSPLLNDPFFETIGIGTRIFLGGGVGYIAFHGTQHAPFGVRRTKKGQPVEGSGTIMTVGDMKQMSTDFIRAASIIGYGVSLFVGIGIPIPILNERIAFYTSVKDSEILAPVYDYSSDYPSGEAVEPIAYVNYGDLRKGQIEINGKKIQTCPLSSYYKAREIANILKDWIKEGRFEISRPAERLPAPKPDVKIEYDERK, encoded by the coding sequence ATGGAAGAGCAGTTTAAGGTTAATAAAACCTATGAAGAGATAAATGAAAAGATAAGGCGGGGCGAAGCGGTTGTTGTAACCGCCGAAGAGATGATTGAAATTGTTGAAGAGATGGGCGTTGTAAAAGCCGCCGAGGAAGTGGATGTTGTTACCACAGGTACTTTCGGTGCGATGTGCTCTTCAGGTGCCTTTTTGAATGTAGGTCATACAAGGCCTAAAATGAAAATGGAAGAGATCTACCTTAACGGCGTTCCTGCCTACGGTGCCCTTGCTGCTGTTGATCTTTACATTGGAGCAAGTGCCCTTCCTGAAAATGATCCTCGAAACGAGGTTTATCCCGGTAGGTTTGAGTATGGAGGTGCTCATGTTATAGAAGAGTTAATTGCAGGTGAGGATATAGAACTTGAGGCGTATGCCTACGGCACCGATTGTTATCCGAGGAGGGAGATTAAAAAGATTATTAACATAAAAACCGTTCGAGATGCTATCTTGTGCAATCCAAGGAACTGCTATCAGAACTATAACGTTGCAGTTAATAAATCTTCCAGAACGATTTATACCTATATGGGGATACTTCGTCCAAACATGGGAAATGCCACGTACTCAAGTGCCGGACAGTTGAGTCCGCTTCTCAATGATCCGTTTTTTGAAACGATAGGCATCGGGACGCGGATATTCCTGGGTGGCGGGGTTGGATATATCGCTTTCCATGGAACGCAACATGCACCTTTTGGCGTGAGGAGGACCAAAAAAGGACAGCCCGTTGAGGGAAGCGGTACCATAATGACTGTTGGTGATATGAAGCAGATGAGTACCGATTTCATTAGGGCTGCTTCAATTATTGGTTACGGTGTTTCTCTCTTTGTCGGGATCGGGATTCCCATACCTATACTTAATGAGAGGATAGCTTTTTACACTTCCGTTAAAGATTCCGAAATACTTGCACCTGTTTACGACTACTCTTCCGATTATCCGAGCGGTGAAGCGGTCGAGCCAATAGCTTATGTTAACTATGGTGACTTGAGGAAGGGACAGATAGAGATAAACGGCAAGAAGATTCAGACGTGTCCTCTCTCTTCCTACTACAAGGCAAGGGAGATAGCAAACATTTTGAAAGATTGGATAAAAGAGGGGAGGTTTGAAATTTCAAGGCCTGCAGAAAGACTTCCCGCACCAAAGCCAGACGTGAAGATTGAGTATGACGAGAGAAAGTAA
- the ftsH gene encoding ATP-dependent zinc metalloprotease FtsH — MNRLQDILKSVALWITIALLMIIAFNFFSSPQFTRQNIPFSTFLQEVEKGEVKKVTIKGQQITGITKEGKEFETYTPYYPDLVKQLTEKKVEINVKPEEGSPWYITVLVSWLPMIFLIVIWISMMRQMNAGGSKALSFAKSRAKIFIDNKPKVTFKDVAGIDEIKEEVAEIVEFLRNPKKYQQLGGKIPKGILLAGAPGTGKTLLAKAIAGEANVPFLSVSGSEFVEMFVGVGASRVRDLFDQAKKNAPCIVFIDEIDAVGRKRGAGFTGGHDEREQTLNQLLVEMDGFESNEGIIVIGATNRPDILDRALLRPGRFDRQIYVPLPDVKGRLEILKIHTKNKPLAEDVDLEVIARSTPGFSGADLANIVNEAALIAARKGHGKIMMEDFEEAKDKVTMGIERKSMVLNEREKITTAYHEAGHTLVAKLLPNADRVHKVTIIPRGKALGITQQLPEDDKYTYTKEYLLDKLCVLFGGRVAEEVALGTISTGAGNDIERATEIARKMVAEWGMSEKIGPIAIKMKEQFGEPTEIVSEDLKRLVDKEVKRIITETYEKAKELITNNFEKLENLAKALLERETLTGEEIDLAMNGELSSEKKPPENPTPPQNTNRKEEKRDLPPGFNPQLEM; from the coding sequence ATGAACCGGCTTCAAGATATTTTAAAAAGCGTAGCACTCTGGATAACAATAGCTCTCCTTATGATAATAGCCTTCAACTTCTTCAGCTCACCACAGTTTACAAGACAGAACATCCCGTTTTCTACATTCCTCCAAGAGGTTGAAAAAGGTGAAGTTAAAAAGGTAACGATAAAAGGACAGCAGATAACCGGCATCACGAAAGAAGGAAAAGAGTTTGAAACTTACACGCCGTACTATCCAGACCTTGTTAAGCAGTTAACAGAAAAGAAAGTTGAAATAAACGTAAAACCTGAAGAGGGAAGTCCTTGGTACATAACTGTTCTCGTATCCTGGCTGCCTATGATATTTTTAATAGTTATCTGGATAAGCATGATGAGACAGATGAACGCCGGCGGAAGCAAAGCACTTTCCTTTGCAAAAAGCAGGGCAAAAATATTTATAGACAACAAACCCAAAGTAACATTTAAAGATGTGGCAGGTATTGATGAAATTAAGGAAGAAGTGGCTGAAATTGTTGAATTCTTGAGAAATCCCAAAAAGTACCAGCAGCTTGGTGGAAAAATTCCAAAAGGCATCCTCTTAGCAGGAGCGCCCGGAACAGGTAAAACCCTCCTTGCAAAGGCGATAGCAGGAGAAGCCAACGTTCCATTCCTGTCCGTCAGTGGCTCAGAATTTGTAGAGATGTTTGTTGGTGTTGGTGCATCAAGAGTAAGAGATCTCTTTGACCAGGCTAAGAAAAACGCACCGTGTATAGTATTTATTGACGAAATTGACGCAGTCGGCAGAAAAAGAGGTGCAGGATTCACAGGCGGTCATGACGAAAGGGAACAAACACTAAACCAACTCCTTGTAGAGATGGACGGTTTTGAAAGCAACGAAGGTATCATAGTAATCGGTGCAACAAACAGACCGGATATTCTTGACAGGGCACTGCTAAGACCCGGAAGGTTTGACAGACAGATTTACGTTCCTCTTCCAGACGTTAAAGGAAGACTTGAAATCCTCAAAATCCATACCAAGAACAAACCACTTGCAGAAGATGTTGACCTTGAAGTTATTGCCCGTTCAACTCCAGGTTTCTCAGGCGCCGACCTTGCGAATATAGTTAATGAAGCAGCACTCATAGCTGCAAGAAAGGGACATGGAAAGATAATGATGGAAGATTTTGAAGAGGCAAAAGACAAAGTAACAATGGGAATTGAAAGAAAGAGCATGGTTCTAAATGAAAGAGAGAAAATAACAACCGCTTACCACGAAGCCGGACACACACTTGTGGCAAAACTTCTGCCAAATGCAGACAGGGTTCACAAGGTAACGATAATTCCCCGTGGAAAAGCTCTTGGAATTACGCAGCAACTGCCAGAAGATGATAAGTACACTTACACCAAAGAATACCTCCTTGATAAATTATGCGTCCTGTTCGGTGGAAGAGTTGCCGAAGAAGTTGCCCTTGGAACAATATCAACCGGTGCTGGTAACGACATAGAGAGAGCAACTGAAATCGCAAGAAAGATGGTTGCAGAGTGGGGAATGAGTGAAAAGATAGGACCCATTGCCATAAAAATGAAAGAGCAGTTTGGTGAACCTACAGAAATAGTAAGTGAAGACCTCAAAAGATTAGTTGATAAAGAAGTAAAAAGGATAATCACAGAAACTTACGAAAAGGCAAAAGAACTGATTACAAACAACTTTGAAAAGCTTGAAAATCTTGCTAAAGCTCTCCTTGAAAGAGAAACCTTAACAGGGGAAGAGATTGACCTTGCAATGAACGGGGAACTTAGCAGCGAAAAAAAGCCCCCTGAAAATCCAACACCTCCTCAAAACACAAACAGAAAAGAAGAGAAGAGAGATTTACCACCGGGCTTCAACCCTCAACTTGAAATGTAG
- a CDS encoding nucleoside deaminase, translating into MKRDVEFLLEALKEAEKAYRYGEVPIGAVIVKDDRIIGRGFNRKEFLQKPTAHAEIIAIEEASRRLNSWRLNDCTLYSTVEPCIMCCGAIIQARIKRVVYAIPDPKFGGVESLFSTLSHPETNHRVETAKIYIPEVEMLMKNFFKNLREKKRV; encoded by the coding sequence GTGAAAAGAGATGTTGAATTTCTACTTGAAGCCTTAAAAGAAGCAGAAAAGGCATACAGATACGGGGAAGTCCCTATAGGTGCTGTAATCGTGAAGGATGACCGAATTATAGGAAGAGGATTTAACAGAAAAGAGTTTCTTCAAAAACCAACAGCCCACGCAGAAATCATCGCCATAGAGGAAGCTTCAAGAAGATTAAATTCCTGGAGACTTAACGATTGCACTTTATACTCAACGGTAGAACCGTGTATAATGTGCTGCGGTGCCATCATTCAAGCCCGTATAAAAAGAGTAGTTTACGCCATTCCGGATCCAAAATTCGGGGGTGTTGAAAGTCTCTTCTCAACACTTTCCCATCCGGAAACAAACCACCGGGTTGAAACGGCAAAAATTTACATTCCGGAAGTGGAAATGTTGATGAAAAACTTCTTCAAAAATTTGAGAGAGAAAAAACGGGTATAA
- the folE gene encoding GTP cyclohydrolase I FolE, protein MIDKKRIERAVREILMAIGENPEREGLKDTPKRVANMYEEILAGYEDSPENHSVLFSEKYDEMIIVKDIPFFSMCEHHMLPFFGKIHIAYIPSEEKVTGLSKLARIADVYAKRLQLQERMTEQIANAIMEKFNAKGVMVIVEAQHLCMIMRGAKKPGSFTITSAIKGILRNEPTRTEALFLIKGGR, encoded by the coding sequence GTGATAGACAAAAAGAGAATAGAAAGGGCTGTAAGAGAAATCCTCATGGCTATCGGTGAAAACCCTGAAAGAGAAGGGCTGAAAGACACGCCGAAACGCGTTGCAAACATGTACGAAGAGATTTTAGCAGGCTACGAAGACTCACCGGAAAACCACTCAGTTCTATTCAGCGAAAAGTACGACGAAATGATAATAGTTAAAGACATACCTTTTTTCTCAATGTGCGAACACCACATGTTGCCGTTCTTTGGAAAGATACATATAGCGTACATACCAAGTGAGGAAAAGGTTACAGGCCTCTCAAAACTCGCCAGAATAGCCGATGTTTACGCAAAGAGGCTTCAACTTCAGGAAAGAATGACAGAACAGATTGCCAATGCCATAATGGAAAAGTTTAACGCAAAAGGTGTAATGGTAATAGTTGAAGCTCAGCATCTCTGCATGATAATGAGAGGCGCTAAAAAACCAGGTTCTTTTACCATTACAAGTGCAATTAAAGGTATATTGAGAAATGAACCCACAAGAACCGAAGCTTTATTTCTAATAAAGGGTGGAAGATGA
- the tilS gene encoding tRNA lysidine(34) synthetase TilS, with product MKTEEKVLSTIKKFSLIAPNDTVLCAVSGGPDSVALLHILKNFSQTLNIKIYAAHFNHKLRGEESDIDEIFVKNLCQKLSIPLIVGSTDVKRISQGKNVEDTARKERYKFLQATANKLKADKIAVGHTASDLCETIIFNLSKGTGIKGLRGFLPKRDNIVRPLFEITREEVEEYLKSNNIHFRIDSSNFDTKFSRNLIRLHVIPHLKRINPSLERTFLKEAETFRELEDFIENETETALKQGIFTENSFSIDLKSLLSLHPFMAKTILQKAFSKLSGETLSANKLSSIIKLAKGKKSGSLNLKNGFKVLKTQTHLILCRKDDKKSSFQIEIKEIPAKIETPSGTFEFLEGGKGDFEFSKSEIKKKLFLRTRKGGEWLSFPYGKKKLKKFFNEKKIPFNIRNAIPLLVTGENEVIWIPGLYKKTYIKESKKKISVRYEGGIENIDT from the coding sequence TACCATTAAGAAGTTCTCTTTAATAGCACCAAATGACACAGTTCTCTGTGCAGTATCCGGAGGACCTGATTCGGTTGCACTTTTACACATATTAAAAAATTTTTCACAAACTTTAAACATAAAAATATACGCTGCTCACTTTAACCACAAACTTAGAGGCGAAGAATCAGACATAGATGAGATTTTTGTTAAAAACTTATGTCAAAAGTTGTCTATTCCCCTCATCGTGGGAAGCACCGATGTCAAAAGAATATCTCAGGGAAAAAACGTTGAAGATACTGCAAGAAAAGAAAGATACAAATTTTTACAAGCAACAGCCAATAAACTAAAAGCCGATAAAATCGCCGTCGGACATACCGCATCTGACCTGTGTGAAACCATCATATTTAACCTATCTAAAGGTACTGGTATAAAAGGATTAAGGGGTTTTCTCCCAAAGAGGGATAATATAGTAAGGCCACTGTTTGAAATCACTCGTGAAGAGGTTGAAGAGTATCTTAAAAGCAACAACATACACTTTAGAATAGACTCTTCAAACTTTGATACAAAGTTCTCAAGAAACCTTATAAGGCTTCACGTAATACCGCACCTTAAAAGGATAAATCCTTCTCTAGAAAGAACATTCCTTAAAGAAGCCGAAACTTTCAGGGAATTGGAAGATTTCATAGAAAACGAAACGGAAACAGCACTAAAACAGGGAATCTTTACAGAAAACAGCTTCTCAATCGATCTAAAATCACTATTATCCCTCCATCCGTTCATGGCAAAAACCATCCTTCAAAAAGCATTTTCAAAACTTTCAGGTGAAACATTAAGCGCAAACAAGCTCAGTTCTATTATTAAACTCGCAAAAGGAAAAAAAAGCGGAAGTTTAAACTTAAAAAACGGTTTTAAGGTTCTAAAAACACAGACACACCTTATCTTATGTAGAAAAGATGACAAGAAAAGCTCTTTTCAGATTGAAATAAAAGAAATTCCTGCAAAGATAGAAACACCTTCAGGAACGTTTGAATTTCTTGAAGGCGGAAAGGGTGACTTTGAATTTTCAAAAAGTGAAATCAAGAAGAAGTTGTTCTTAAGAACAAGAAAAGGCGGCGAATGGCTCTCTTTCCCATACGGGAAGAAAAAACTTAAGAAGTTTTTTAACGAAAAGAAAATTCCTTTTAACATCCGTAACGCCATACCCCTCCTGGTTACAGGTGAAAATGAAGTCATATGGATTCCAGGTCTCTACAAAAAAACATATATTAAGGAAAGCAAAAAGAAAATATCGGTGAGGTATGAAGGTGGAATTGAAAATATTGATACCTGA
- a CDS encoding GAF domain-containing protein, giving the protein MKKSEENIREFQALLEAGNTLEAIELGVKILNKNPANTYILDRLLDLFFRSGKEKSGINLIITLAERKFSDGYLDSAESLLKKGLKYKPDSVEMRKLLSKIYEQKGLFYEAFQITFEGWKLATTHKEKAVMKKEMILQLERLINTAEELKKRDIESLLIYFSNLARKSIGAERCSLYLYNEKTDELWTKLAHGVDKIVIPADKGFAGFTFKTGEPVISNNPYEDERFYREIDKQTGYKTKNIATVPMFDKNGKVIGVFQAINKKEGFSKDDITFLSFLAEYFATLLDENV; this is encoded by the coding sequence ATGAAGAAAAGTGAAGAAAACATCAGAGAATTTCAAGCGCTATTAGAAGCAGGAAATACACTGGAAGCCATTGAGCTTGGTGTGAAAATTCTAAATAAAAATCCAGCAAATACCTATATTCTTGACAGACTTCTCGATTTATTTTTCAGATCCGGAAAAGAAAAAAGCGGCATCAACCTGATTATAACCTTAGCAGAAAGAAAATTCTCAGATGGATACCTTGATAGTGCTGAATCCCTATTAAAAAAAGGACTGAAGTACAAACCTGATAGTGTAGAAATGCGGAAACTTCTGTCAAAAATATACGAACAAAAGGGACTTTTTTATGAAGCTTTCCAGATCACATTTGAAGGATGGAAACTTGCCACTACTCATAAAGAAAAGGCAGTTATGAAAAAAGAAATGATTCTCCAGTTAGAAAGATTAATAAACACTGCCGAAGAACTGAAAAAAAGAGATATAGAAAGTTTGCTTATATATTTCTCAAACCTTGCACGAAAATCAATCGGCGCTGAAAGATGCAGTTTATACCTCTACAATGAAAAAACAGATGAACTTTGGACGAAACTTGCCCATGGAGTTGACAAAATAGTAATTCCTGCAGACAAAGGTTTTGCGGGATTTACCTTTAAAACCGGAGAGCCGGTCATAAGCAATAACCCTTATGAGGATGAAAGATTTTACAGAGAAATAGACAAACAAACAGGATACAAAACAAAAAACATAGCTACGGTTCCAATGTTTGATAAAAATGGAAAAGTTATAGGGGTTTTTCAGGCTATAAATAAAAAAGAGGGCTTTTCAAAAGATGACATAACCTTTCTCTCTTTTCTTGCCGAATACTTCGCAACCCTACTGGATGAAAACGTTTAA